A part of Capsicum annuum cultivar UCD-10X-F1 chromosome 6, UCD10Xv1.1, whole genome shotgun sequence genomic DNA contains:
- the LOC124899515 gene encoding craniofacial development protein 2-like — translation MRNRNGVGILVDDELRKQVVEVKRVNDRMMSIKLVIGGSSWNIFSMYAPHISLDDEEKKKFWEDLDEMVRSVPSNEKFFIEGDFNGHIGSSSKGYDDVHGGHGFDVRNVEGATFLDFSRAFRLVLVNSNFPKKEVYLVTFYNSVFKT, via the coding sequence ATGAGAAATAGGAATGGTGTAGGTATTCTAGTAGATGATGAGCTTAGGAAGCAAGTGGTagaggttaaaagggtcaacgaTAGGATGATGTCAATTAAGCTAGTTATTGGAGGGTCTTCTTGGAATATTTTTAGTATGTATGCACCCCATATAAGCTTGGAtgatgaagagaagaagaaattttgggAGGATTTGGACGAAATGGTGAGGAGTGTCCCCAGTAATGAGAAGTTTTTCATAgaaggggatttcaacgggcacatagGATCTTCTTCgaaaggttatgatgatgtgcatggaggaCACGGGTTCGATGTAAGAAATGTTGAAGGAGCGACATTTCTGGATTTTTCTCGGGCGTTTAGGTTGGTGTTAGTTAATTCAAACTTTCCCAAGAAGGAGGTTTACTTGGTTACCTTCTATAATTCAGTTTTCAAGACTTAA